The following are encoded in a window of Aromatoleum petrolei genomic DNA:
- a CDS encoding hemerythrin domain-containing protein, with product MSQITSLMTDDHRHCDESFARAETAVAKGKWDEASAALEQFASELEGHFDAEESLLFPKFEAATGMTEGPTKVMRGEHAEMRSALARMREALANKDKDDYAGESETLLILMQQHNMKEENILYPMCDSHLSGTDVASGLSERLHARA from the coding sequence ATGAGCCAGATCACTTCCCTGATGACCGACGACCACCGCCACTGCGACGAGTCCTTTGCCCGTGCCGAAACGGCTGTGGCCAAAGGCAAGTGGGACGAGGCGAGCGCAGCCCTGGAACAGTTCGCAAGCGAGCTTGAAGGGCATTTCGATGCCGAGGAATCCCTCCTCTTCCCGAAGTTCGAGGCCGCCACGGGGATGACCGAAGGCCCGACCAAGGTGATGCGCGGCGAGCATGCCGAGATGCGCAGCGCGCTTGCCCGCATGCGCGAGGCGCTGGCCAACAAGGACAAGGACGATTACGCCGGCGAATCGGAAACCCTGCTGATCCTGATGCAGCAGCACAATATGAAGGAAGAGAATATTCTTTATCCGATGTGCGACTCGCACCTGTCCGGCACCGACGTCGCGAGCGGGTTGAGCGAGCGCCTCCACGCGAGGGCCTGA
- a CDS encoding DUF2249 domain-containing protein — protein MKKTVDARGLEPPQPFELVMDALADLPKGEGLVLLLDRMPHPLFRILDRDGYKYESRIRDDGVVEIDIVNP, from the coding sequence ATGAAGAAAACTGTAGACGCGCGCGGTCTGGAACCACCGCAGCCTTTCGAACTGGTGATGGATGCCTTGGCGGACCTGCCCAAGGGAGAGGGTCTTGTGCTCCTCCTCGATCGCATGCCCCATCCGCTGTTCCGCATTCTGGACCGCGACGGCTACAAGTATGAAAGCCGCATCCGCGACGACGGTGTCGTGGAGATCGACATAGTGAATCCATGA
- a CDS encoding MFS transporter, whose protein sequence is MASQRRKQFSVLVMSTTAFTMCFAAWMLFAVIGIPIKAQLGLNETQFGLLAAMPVLTGALVRLPLGMLTDKLGGRLVFFALMVATVAPIWLISHATAYWQFLLAGLFVGLAGGSFSVGIAYCARWFERKNQGFAMGVFGAGNSGAAVTKLVAPMLVVAFGWEFVPKAFAMAMLAIAIAFWLFTYEDPEHRVSSNVSFADQLRVLKNPRVWKYCQYYSIVFGGYVALALWMTKYYVTEFGLGLETAALLAACFSLPGGVLRAVGGWFSDRFGAHKVTWWVMWVSWVCLFLLSYPHTEFTIMTVAGPKTFAIHHNVWFFTALMFTVGVAWAFGKASVFKYISDEFPHEIGAVSGIVGLVGGLGGFLLPIMFGALLDLTGVRSSAFMLLYGVTWVSLIWMYWTEVRRTDVMHGGAAATTK, encoded by the coding sequence ATGGCCTCGCAACGCCGCAAGCAGTTCTCCGTTCTGGTGATGAGCACGACCGCATTCACGATGTGTTTTGCGGCGTGGATGCTGTTCGCCGTGATCGGCATTCCGATCAAGGCCCAATTGGGCCTCAATGAGACGCAGTTCGGCCTCCTGGCTGCAATGCCGGTGCTGACCGGCGCTCTGGTGCGCCTGCCGCTGGGCATGCTGACCGACAAGCTGGGCGGCCGGCTGGTGTTCTTCGCGCTGATGGTGGCCACGGTCGCACCGATCTGGCTGATCAGCCACGCCACGGCATACTGGCAGTTCCTGCTGGCCGGCCTCTTCGTCGGCCTCGCCGGCGGCTCGTTCTCGGTAGGCATCGCCTACTGTGCGCGCTGGTTCGAGCGCAAGAACCAGGGCTTCGCGATGGGCGTATTCGGCGCCGGCAATTCGGGCGCAGCGGTGACCAAGCTGGTCGCGCCGATGCTGGTCGTGGCCTTCGGCTGGGAGTTCGTGCCGAAGGCCTTCGCCATGGCGATGCTCGCGATCGCGATCGCCTTCTGGCTCTTCACCTACGAAGATCCCGAGCACCGCGTGTCGTCGAACGTGAGTTTCGCCGACCAGTTGCGCGTGCTGAAGAATCCGCGGGTGTGGAAGTACTGCCAGTACTACTCGATCGTCTTCGGCGGCTACGTCGCGCTCGCGCTGTGGATGACCAAGTACTACGTCACGGAGTTTGGCCTGGGCCTCGAGACCGCGGCCCTCCTCGCGGCGTGCTTCTCGCTGCCGGGCGGCGTGCTGCGCGCAGTGGGCGGCTGGTTCTCGGACCGCTTCGGCGCGCACAAGGTGACTTGGTGGGTGATGTGGGTGTCGTGGGTCTGCCTGTTCCTGCTCTCCTACCCGCACACCGAGTTCACGATCATGACCGTGGCCGGCCCAAAGACCTTCGCGATTCATCACAACGTCTGGTTCTTCACTGCGCTGATGTTCACGGTGGGTGTGGCCTGGGCATTCGGCAAGGCCTCGGTGTTCAAGTACATCTCGGATGAATTCCCCCACGAGATCGGCGCCGTGTCGGGAATCGTCGGCCTCGTCGGCGGCCTCGGCGGCTTCCTGCTGCCGATCATGTTCGGCGCCCTCCTCGACCTGACCGGCGTCCGCTCCAGCGCCTTCATGCTGCTCTACGGCGTGACCTGGGTGTCGCTGATCTGGATGTACTGGACCGAGGTGCGCCGCACCGACGTCATGCAC